One Misgurnus anguillicaudatus chromosome 19, ASM2758022v2, whole genome shotgun sequence genomic region harbors:
- the LOC129421902 gene encoding uncharacterized protein, giving the protein MRDSQPCRIKIEDTEEQRDMMMEINKDNQPELNKADETHRNITTIQNVAQKGTRRTGDKLCKKRLKRDGRPTDRSRIHNEKATCHRCGKSFSRKSYLAVHIKIHTGEKPFACNLCEKTFLTTNELKIHMRTHTGEKPYTCHECGKSFTQISHLKRHTEIHTGEKPYTCRECGKSFSQKPNLKRHTKIHTGEKPFTCDLCGRSFTGKGALKRHKIIHTGEKPFTCSQCEKSFRSKTELTTHMKIHSKEKPFVCHLCGWSFTMTRALQILFCVPVS; this is encoded by the exons atATGATGATGGAAATAAACAAGGACAATCAGCCTGAACTGAATAAAGCTGATGAAACGCATCGTAATATTACAACAATACAGAATGTTGCACAGAAAGGAACTCGAAGAACAGGAGACAAACTGTGTAAAAAGAGGTTGAAAAGAGACGGACGCCCTACGGATCGCTCGAGGATTCACAATGAGAAGGCCACGTGTCATCgctgtgggaagagtttcagCAGAAAATCATACCTCGCAGTGCACATaaaaattcacactggagagaaaccatttGCTTGCAATCTGTGTGAAAAAACTTTCCTAACTACAAATGAACTTAAAATACACATGAGAACTCACACAGGTGAGAAACCATACACTTGTCAcgagtgtggaaagagttttacccAAATATCACACTTAAAGAGACATACGGAAAtccacaccggagagaaaccataCACTTGTCGTGAGTGTGGAAAAAGTTTTTCCCAAAAACCAAACTTGAAGAGACATACGAAAatccacactggagaaaaaccatTCACGTGTGATTTGTGTGGAAGGAGTTTTACCGGTAAAGGTGCTCTTAAGAGACACAAGAtaattcacaccggagagaaaccttttACATGCAGTCAATGTGAAAAAAGTTTTAGAAGTAAAACCGAACTTACAACACACATGAAAATTCACAGTAAAGAAAAACCTTTTGTGTGTCATCTGTGTGGATGGAGCTTTACAATGACACGCGCTCTTCAGATACTGTTTTGCG TTCCAGTCTCTTAG